TTCTTTTTGAGTTCCACGTAAAGCCATAGCAGGGTCAGATAGCTGTAATACTTTTTTAGGATATTTTGGTGAAAATCGCAATGTTACACCCCCGTCAACAATCATTTTACCCAGACCGAAAGCAACATTTGCGACTCCATCTTCTGATTTTTCAGGTTCAATAGGATAAAAATTTATTGATCTTGCAACACCTGAAAGTGTAGGATAAAATTTATTGTCATATCTTTTGCCACAAACTTCCTGTATAATAATTGCCATTTTTTCTTCATCCATTTCATTTTTTGTGATAGCCATATATGCTTTACTCTCTTTGTAAAATACAGATGCATAAACACTTTTAATTGCATCAATTAACATTTTCATCATCAATTTCTGATTTGTTTCAATCTTCGGTATCATATATGTTGAATATACGCCTGCAAATGGCTGATAATGTGAATCTTCAAGCAAGCTTGATGATCTGATAGCAATTGGATTTTTTATTACTGATATGATTTTCTTCAAATTTTCAAATATTCTTGCAGGCAATTCTGCTTCAATAAAATGCTTTAGAATTTCATCATCACTTATATCTGATAAGCCAATCTTATAGAGGTCATTATCTTCCATAAATTCATCAAAAATATCTGTACAAAGAACAACCGTTCTTGGTATTGCAATAATAACATTATCATATTGATATAATAATTGATGTTTTTTAATAATAGCATCAATAAAAGCTAACCCCCTTGCCTTTCCTCCAAGTGAACCTTCACCAATACGGGAAAACATAGTATATTCATCATACCTGTATCTGTCAAATTTTGTAATAACCCCCCTACCCTTATTAATACGGTATTTAGAAATTTCATCATAAATATAATTTCTGACTTCATTTATACTTTTAAAATCAGTTTGGTGATAATTTTTAAAATATTCAGCAATCGAAAACAATGCACGTGCATTAAGCCATTTTGAAAAATCATTTCTGTTAATATGATATTTAAGGCAATCATCAGGAATTTTTTTTATTTCCTGTTGTAAACTTTTTAAATCAGTTGCCTTTGCGATTTGTTTCATAGTTTTAGGATCCTTAAAAACAAAATCACCAAAAGCCAAATGTTTTACAAGATAATCTCTTAGTTCAAGAGTTAAGGTTTTGGAATTTTTATCAATAAAACCAACATTTAATTCCTTTGCAATTTTTTCATTTTCAATTTCAGAAGATTGTAAAATAAAAGGCATATATGGGTCATCTTTTTGTACTAACTTGCAAAATTTAATACCTGCCTGTGCATCTTGCTTCCCTTCTCTGTCATATCTTATATCAGAAATTACACCAAGCATATTTTTTTTATACTTTTCATATAATTCTGTTGCTTCTTCATAATTAGTTGCCAATAATACTTTAGGTCTGCCTCTCATTCTTAGCATTCTCTTATGTTCGTTCATTCCTTCTGTCATAAACTCTAATGACTGTTTGAAAATAATTTTAAAAATTATCGGTAGATAACTTGAATAAAATCTTATTGAATCCTCAACCAATAATATTGTTTGTACCCCAACTACTTCAACGTCATGTTTAACATTCATTTTATCTTCAATAAGCTTTATTATAGCTAATAGAATATCTGCCTGTCCAAGCCAGCAAAACACGTAATCAATTGCACTAAGGTCTTCATTTTGAAGCTTTAAAGTAACTTCTCGTGAAAAATGAGTTAAAACTACTATCGGAATTTTAGAATATTCATTTTTAATTTTATTTGCTAATTCAAATGGATCGGAATCAGCTAAGTTTAACATAGTAATTACTAAATCTATATTATCTTTTTGCAAAATTCTGAAAGCTTTTTGTGAATTATTTGCCTGTCTGAAAATCGGTGGATATCTTAAATTTAATGAAGCATATTCATTGAATATCTGCTCATCAATACGCCCGTCTTCTTCAAGCATGTATGAATCATAATTGCTACATAAAAGCAAAACTTTATAAATTCTTTTCCTCATTAACAAGCTAAAAGCTGTTTCGTTTATAAAGTACTTTTTTGATTCGAGAAATTCATTGTATATTGACATAATTAATAATTTTTAAATAAATATCTGCACATATACCTAATTGAAATTATACTAAGTATGTTGTAAAGCCTTAGCCTCAGCTTTTACATATATCATAACACTATCAATTTCTATGTAAATATACAGATATTCATATATTTTATAGAAACAGATAAATAAAATTATAATAAATTTATTTATTAATAAAATAATATAGAATATTTACTTTTTATTTTGGTAATTCTAACTTATTACTTAATATTGTAGAAAATTTCCAAGGAGTTCTTTATTGAACCATAATTAATCATACTTTCTCGTACTATATTCAAGAAATATCAATTAAGACAAAGCCGGGTAATAAACATTCAAATTAAAATTATATTTAATTACTATAAAATCAATTTATTAATACAATATATATGTATGACATTTTAGAATTAAACAAAAAGGTTGTTTCTGAATTAAAAGATATAGCGAAACAATTAAATATCAAGAAGATTGAAACTTTAAAAAAACAAGATTTAGTATATCAAATATTAGATCAGCAAGCAATTACATCTTCATTGGAAAAAAATAAAAATATATCATCTAAAACCGAAAACACAAAACCAAAAAGGATAAAAAAAATTAGACCTTCCAAAAAAGAACATGAATATATAAAAAAAGAAAGTTATCAAAAACCTGTAAATATCAAGGAGTCTTATCTTTCTAAAAATAATACACCAGTAAAAGAAAAGGAAATTAGTAAACCTGAAATAATAGAAAAAAAGCTATTTAAAAAAGTTACAAAAATTAGAGATGAATCTGTAAGCCACAGTGAAGATAAAAAGAAAGAACCCTATTATAAGGAAAAACGAAAAACAGAACGTGAATATGAATTTAATGGAATAATCAGCAGTTCCGGTGTTCTTGAAATTATGCAGGATGGTTATGGCTTTTTAAGATCATCTGATTATAACTATTTTAATTCACCTGACGATATATATGTTTCACAATCACAAATTAAACTGTTTGGATTAAAAACCGGAGATATTGTTCAGGGAGCTATCAGACCTCCTAAAGATGGTGAAAAGTATTTTCCATTAATTAAAATTGAGGAAATCAACGGCAGAAACCCTGCTGACATAAGAGACCGTGTACCTTTTGATTTTTTAACTCCGTTATTTCCTGATGAAAAATTTAACCTTACAGGACATGCTGACTGCACATTATCTACAAGAATTGTAGACATGTTTGCTCCAATCGGAAAAGGACAACGTGGACTAATTGTTTCACAACCAAAAACAGGTAAAACAGTATTATTGAAAGAAATTGCTAATGCTATTGCAGCTAATCATCCCGAGGTATATTTAATTGTTCTTCTTATTGATGAACGACCAGAAGAGGTTACCGATATGGCAAGAAGCGTTAATGCTGAAGTTGTATCATCAACATTTGATGAACCTGCTGACAAACACGTAAAAGTCGCAAATATTGTACTTGAAAAAGCAAAAAGGTTAGTTGAATGTGGACATAATGTTGTAATATTATTAGATTCAATAACACGTTTGGCAAGAGCATATAATACAATTGCTCCGGCTTCGGGAAAAGTTTTATCCGGTGGGGTTGACTCAAATGCTTTACATAAACCAAAACGATTTTTTGGAGCAGCAAGAAATATAGAGCATGGCGGTTCATTAACTATTCTTGCTACTGCATTAACCGAAACCGGCTCAAAAATGGATGATGTTATATTTGAAGAATTTAAAGGAACCGGAAATATGGAACTTCAACTTGACAGGAAATTATCAAATAAACGCATTTATCCTTCAGTTGATATTGTTACATCAAGCACAAGACGTGAAGATCTGTTAATTAGTAAAGACTCCCTCAGTAGAATATGGATATTGCGAAATTATCTCAGCGATATGACTCCAATTGAAGCAATGCAATTTATGCGTGACAGAATGCCACGAACTCAAACAAATGAAGAGTTTTTGATATCTATGAATAGTCAATAATTTTTTTTTAAATGCGGGATATTCCCGCATTTTTTTTTATACATTAAAAAAACTTATATAAAATATAATTATTAAACCAGAATTATTATATTTTTGTAAATAACAAAATGATGTAATAGGTATAAATAAATATTTTAAATAATATAATATGAATAAAGAAAAAAAATTTATCACATGTGACGGTAATTATGCTGCTTCACATGTAGCATACATGTTTAGTGAAGTTGCATGTATTTACCCGATTACTCCATCATCCACAATGGCTGAGTACATAGATGAATGGGCGGCTCACGGAAGAAAAAATATTTTCGGAGAAGAAGTAAAAGTTGAAGAAATGCAATCAGAAGGTGGTGCATCAGGTGCTGTACATGGTGCTTTGCAATCGGGCGCATTAACATCTACTTTTACAGCTTCACAGGGATTACTTTTAATGATCCCAAATATGTTTAAAATGTCCGGCGAATTACTTCCGGCTGTTTTTCATGTAAGTGCAAGAAGTGTTGCTGCACATGCTTTGTCAATTTTTGGTGACCATAGTGATGTTATGAGCACAAGGCAAACCGGTTTTGCATTACTTGCTACCGGAAGCATTCAGCAAATAATGGATATTGGAGCTGTTGCACATCTTTCTGCAATAGAATCAAGAATACCATTTTTACATTTCTTCGATGGTTTCAGAAACTCTCATGAAATTCAAAAAGTTGAATATTTTGAGAACGAAGACCTTGCAGGATTTATAAATCAAACAGAACTTCAGAATTTCAGAGACAGAGCTTTAAACCCTGAACATCCTGTTACAAGAGGTACTGCTCAAAATCCCGATATTTTTTTCCAGGCAAGAGAAGCTGCAAATAAATTTTATGAAGCAGTTCCTGATATTGTTGAAAAATATATGCAGGAAATTAATAAACTCACAAGAAGAGAATATCATCCATTCACATATTATGGTGACAAAAATGCTGAAAATATTGTAATAGCAATGGGGTCAATAACTGAAACCATTAAGGAAGTAGTTGACCATTTAAATGAAAAAGGCGAAAAAGTCGGATTAATTTCCGTACACCTGTATCGTCCGTTTTCAAGCAAATATTTCTTTAATGTATTTCCTAAATCAGTAAAAAGAATTGCTGTATTAGACCGGACAAAAGAACCCGGCGCAAATAACGAACCACTTTGTCTTGACATAAAAGATTTATTTTATGGTAAAGAAAATGCTCCTGTAATTGTTGGAGGCAGATATGGTTTAAGTTCGAAAGACACAACACCTTCGCATATAATTTCTGTTTTTGAAAATCTTAAACTTAAAGAACCTAAAAATAATTTCACAATAAGTATTGTTGATGATGTTACATTTACTTCATTACCATTACTTCCTGAAATCAGCCTGGCAAAAAAAGGAACTTTTGAAGCCAAATTTTATGGA
This DNA window, taken from Bacteroidales bacterium, encodes the following:
- a CDS encoding response regulator, translating into MYNEFLESKKYFINETAFSLLMRKRIYKVLLLCSNYDSYMLEEDGRIDEQIFNEYASLNLRYPPIFRQANNSQKAFRILQKDNIDLVITMLNLADSDPFELANKIKNEYSKIPIVVLTHFSREVTLKLQNEDLSAIDYVFCWLGQADILLAIIKLIEDKMNVKHDVEVVGVQTILLVEDSIRFYSSYLPIIFKIIFKQSLEFMTEGMNEHKRMLRMRGRPKVLLATNYEEATELYEKYKKNMLGVISDIRYDREGKQDAQAGIKFCKLVQKDDPYMPFILQSSEIENEKIAKELNVGFIDKNSKTLTLELRDYLVKHLAFGDFVFKDPKTMKQIAKATDLKSLQQEIKKIPDDCLKYHINRNDFSKWLNARALFSIAEYFKNYHQTDFKSINEVRNYIYDEISKYRINKGRGVITKFDRYRYDEYTMFSRIGEGSLGGKARGLAFIDAIIKKHQLLYQYDNVIIAIPRTVVLCTDIFDEFMEDNDLYKIGLSDISDDEILKHFIEAELPARIFENLKKIISVIKNPIAIRSSSLLEDSHYQPFAGVYSTYMIPKIETNQKLMMKMLIDAIKSVYASVFYKESKAYMAITKNEMDEEKMAIIIQEVCGKRYDNKFYPTLSGVARSINFYPIEPEKSEDGVANVAFGLGKMIVDGGVTLRFSPKYPKKVLQLSDPAMALRGTQKEFIALDLIAENFKQSTDDGVNLLKLRIKSAEKDNSLKHVASSYDLQNNIIRDGTNQPGKKIITFSNILNHEVFPLADILQHLLETGQNEMNNPIEIEFAADLDTPKGSPKIFNFLQIRPIVDNTNISDLDLSDINMDDTIIFSKSALGNGIIKGVSDLVYVKPEVFNASKSEKIAFDIGKINEIFLKEDKNYILIGPGRWGSTDPWLGIPVKWSQISAAKVIIESGLENYRIDPSQGTHFFQNITSFKVGYFTINPFINDGFYDIEYLGKLKAYFEDEFIRHIRFDTEISIQIDGKNNIGVIYKANKD
- the rho gene encoding transcription termination factor Rho; the encoded protein is MYDILELNKKVVSELKDIAKQLNIKKIETLKKQDLVYQILDQQAITSSLEKNKNISSKTENTKPKRIKKIRPSKKEHEYIKKESYQKPVNIKESYLSKNNTPVKEKEISKPEIIEKKLFKKVTKIRDESVSHSEDKKKEPYYKEKRKTEREYEFNGIISSSGVLEIMQDGYGFLRSSDYNYFNSPDDIYVSQSQIKLFGLKTGDIVQGAIRPPKDGEKYFPLIKIEEINGRNPADIRDRVPFDFLTPLFPDEKFNLTGHADCTLSTRIVDMFAPIGKGQRGLIVSQPKTGKTVLLKEIANAIAANHPEVYLIVLLIDERPEEVTDMARSVNAEVVSSTFDEPADKHVKVANIVLEKAKRLVECGHNVVILLDSITRLARAYNTIAPASGKVLSGGVDSNALHKPKRFFGAARNIEHGGSLTILATALTETGSKMDDVIFEEFKGTGNMELQLDRKLSNKRIYPSVDIVTSSTRREDLLISKDSLSRIWILRNYLSDMTPIEAMQFMRDRMPRTQTNEEFLISMNSQ